One genomic region from Accipiter gentilis chromosome Z, bAccGen1.1, whole genome shotgun sequence encodes:
- the LOC126036571 gene encoding avidin-like codes for MVQVTPLLLILGMVLVAPGYSAKKCVLTGRWMNELGSNMTIMPVNGKGEFWGFYHTAVKTTTNEIQVSPLRGSQHRPNQQRHPTFGFTVKWSFSDSVTVFTGQCFVDEKGNEILKTMWLQRSHVDNIKDDWKATRVGTNVFTRLRPRQECSWEQGDSQASDDDDDSASCSFCSADCCSQ; via the exons ATGGTGCAAGTGACTCCACTCCTCCTGATACTCGGCATGGTGCTGGTGGCTCCTGGCTACTCTGCAAAAAAG TGTGTGCTGACTGGGCGCTGGATGAATGAACTGGGCTCCAACATGACCATCATGCCCGTGAATGGAAAAGGCGAATTCTGGGGCTTCTACCATACGGCCGTGAAAACCACCACGAACGAGATCCAGGTGTCACCCCTCCGGGGATCCCAGCACCGCCCGAACCAGCAGAGGCATCCCACCTTCGGCTTCACTGTCAAATGGAGCTTTTCAG ACTCTGTCACCGTCTTCACCGGCCAGTGCTTTGTGGATGAGAAGGGAAATGAGATTTTGAAGACCATGTGGCTCCAGCGGTCACATGTGGACAACATCAAGGACGATTGGAAGGCCACCAG GGTCGGCACCAACGTCTTCACCCGCCTGCGCCCCCGGCAGGAGTGTAGCTGGGAGCAAGGGGATTCCCAGGCCAGTGACGACGACGACGACTCTGCatcctgctccttctgctccGCCGACTGCTGCTCTCAATAA
- the LOC126036551 gene encoding LOW QUALITY PROTEIN: uncharacterized protein LOC126036551 (The sequence of the model RefSeq protein was modified relative to this genomic sequence to represent the inferred CDS: inserted 2 bases in 2 codons), translating into MDARETVGVCDSAPSRVEGIEKLYDLLEDYRSCPSVQGQDGVKNHWFQPQSVVDRIRILQKEAKVKKGKGKAIICAVLGVSLAAAMEERKQKSGQSDMIRSLQKQLQESKQLLEEERKLVRVLKRELKNQLSRETEVDTPPVEKRTQQIYPQRDLQRAKETVEXPPRDVRPVIKTEYVYEDSSDDHPQVITKEAPYTATELAKLRKGFSRMAKESETEYVWRVSLSGGDGILLSEKEAEEYWGPGVFLTTGDHRAPWSLTQRAAYWAGGLNPMERGDPLAITDTVDQLLESVQKAACIRMMYDRELKPHQGSPIMLPVDPERMTILIWGLPDSLRPIGIQLQGRILNTPNGERTMSVLEGRMSPDHRWPGTWGEVAQELINLERKYGPVGGSSQRTENKIVRRLSGRLLAPGRERPLSRQGLWQLGXSKGVPWDLMDGLSTQRLEELVQNWSGQKAISKPTPSAPPLISLEDESTKEEKVAGN; encoded by the exons ATGGATGCTCGGGAAACTGTTGGTGTTTGTGATTCTGCACCCTCACGGGTTGAAGGAATAGAGAAACTATATGATCTTTTAGAGGACTACCGATCTTGCCCCTCAGTCCAGGGACAAGACGGGGTGAAAAACCACTGGTTTCAACCACAGAGTGTGGTGGATCGGATAAGAATCTTGCAGAAGGAAGCTAAggttaaaaaagggaagggaaaagcaataATTTGTGCAGTGCTGGGAGTGAGTCTGGCAGCCGCGATggaagagaggaagcagaagtCTGGTCAAAGTGACATGATCAGAAGCCTGCAGAAGCAACTGCAAGAAAGTAAACAGTtgttggaggaggaaaggaaacttgttagggttttaaaaagagaattaaagaatCAACTTTCGAGAGAGACGGAGGTAGACACGCCTCCTGTGGAGAAAAGGACACAGCAAATCTATCCTCAGAGGGATTTGCAAAGGGCAAAAGAGACCGTAG AGCCCCCCCGCGACGTGCGTCCAGTGATTAAAACCGAGTATGTGTATGAGGACAGTAGCGACGACCATCCTCAGGTTATCACTAAAGAAGCCCCATATACAGCAACTGAATTAGCAAAATTGAGAAAAGGTTTTTCAAGGATGGCAAAGGAATCTGAGACGGAGTACGTGTGGAGAGTGTCTTTGTCAGGAGGAGATGGAATCTTGttgtcagagaaagaagcagaagaatattgGGGTCCAGGTGTGTTTCTAACAACTGGTGATCACCGGGCCCCATGGTCATTGACTCAGAGAGCTGCGTACTGGGCTGGAGGGCTGAACCCTATGGAACGGGGAGATCCCCTTGCCATAACCGATACGGTGGATCAGCTGCTAGAAAGTGTGCAAAAGGCGGCATGTATCAGGATGATGTATGACCGGGAGCTCAAGCCCCATCAGGGCTCCCCGATAATGCTGCCTGTGGACCCAGAGAGGATGACTATTCTGATATGGGGGCTTCCTGACTCTCTGAGACCAATTGGGATCCAATTGCAAGGGAGAATTCTAAACACCCCCAATGGAGAAAGGACTATGTCCGTTCTGGAGGGGAGAATGTCCCCTGACCATCGATGGCCAGGGACATGGGGAGAGGTAGCTCAGGAATTGATTAACTTGGAGAGAAAATACGGCCCTGTTGGTGGATCGTCTCAAAGGACTGAAAACAAGATCGTACGGCGACTTAGTGGGCGGCTATTAGCCCCTGGAAGAGAGAGGCCCCTAAGTCGACAGGGACTATGGCAACTAG GTTCAAAAGGTGTTCCCTGGGACTTGATGGATGGGCTCTCGACCCAAAGACTGGAGGAGCTTGTGCAGAATTGGTCAGGGCAAAAGGCCATTTCCAAACCAACCCCTAGTGCCCCACCCTTGATAAGCCTGGAGGACGAGTCGACTaaggaggagaaggtggcaggAAACTAG